Below is a window of Arabidopsis thaliana chromosome 2, partial sequence DNA.
GACTCCAATGCATCTCGAAGTTTCTTTAAAAGAACATGTTTCTCCAACGAAGTTGCTTCTTTGAGTTTTGCCTGCATTCGTTCCCAACCAAATTAGccttaaatttttttttcaatcatatcatattttcACTTTAGCAACCTAGATTAGCCTTCTTGATCCCCTATTTCTGTatttataacaacaaaaaattcttTGCTAACAAAAAGTAAGGTTATCACCGAATTAAAATCCCTCTTATTAAATCCTATTTAGTAGACTCAATCAACACAAAAACTAACATAAATGTGCAAATCAACTCATTACATAGTAACCAAAGATAGTAACAATACAAGAGACACATTTCATCTATAAGACctcaacaaaaagagaataatatcAGACCTCCTCAGATAGCTTAGCAGCTGCAGCCAAACCCTTCTCAAATTTATGAGCGAGGTCACGAACAGACAAACGTTTCTGCTGGTCCATAAGCTGCGCTGTCTCACGCGCAACAACCTCTTTCATGGACATCACTTTAGGATCGTCTTTAACATCAAATATTTGATCATTAGCTCCAATTCTATAATTAGGAAATCTACTTGAAGCAAATTTCACATCTGCTGATACTGCAGGAACACCATCTCTCTGTAATGAATCCCGAAAATCGCGTGTAACCCTTGTCATTGTATCTgtttataaacaaaaccaaaaatgcttagacaaaaacaaaataaaagacagaAAATGCTAGTAGATGTCTAACCACTATGAATAGTAATATACTCCAATGGACTCACAgatctgttgttgaatcttcacaaaaatctaaaacaacaaaaacaaaacattgtttttttcagtaCCTACGCCAATGTTGGAAATAACAATGGATTCAACAcacatttaaaaacattttatagcTACAGAGATAAAGAATTGATGGATGTCAAAACCCTAgattaccaaacaaaagagCTAACAACAACTACCCATATACCAATTTAGtaacaaatttcaaagaagatAGAAATTGAAAGTCAAATTTTAAGAACTTGAAATCGAAAATCAGAACACAAAATACTGCAATAATCACGAACAACGTCGGAGATTTTCAAGAGAACAAAGCTAAACACTTCTCACCTGAATCCGATTAATGGATCAGACAAATGTTTTGAGTTGAGATCGAATTTGAGAAGGTCGTCGAGaacagagaaggaagaagaagaagatttggtCTGAGGAGAAGGCAAAAAGTGAAGTTTGAGAGAGTCGTAAGCATTAGCTTTACTAAAAAGCAAAGACCGTGAAAAAATTGTGGCTTTGGTGGAAACactgtcttttttctttttttcttttttttttaatttagttttgtttaaaagtttttctGGTTTAGGTAATAAATTGTTGCATAATTTTCAACTCCGGTTGATGTGTGTCGCTGTCGGACTGTTGTTGTCTGAAACTTAAAAATCACAGAGCGGTCACGGGTTCTGTTTCGTGTTTAACTGCCACgatattctttttaattgttttttaaaagggAAAGTAATCAAAATGATGACACTAATAAGAGTGGTTTGGTGTGAAACTTAGACCTTTCTTACACAAATTTGGTAAagccaaaactttttttggtcatggggatttatttttttttactttttatttttttttttgtcataaagAAATTATAGAATCTTGTTGTGAAAGACGTAAAATATAAtgcccaaacaaaaaaaacgtaaattGGCGGATAAACTATAAGttcccaaaaaaacataagctGGCGGAAAAAGAGAATTCTTCGGAATCTAGATCctaaataaagaagatgaagtaaaCTCAAATTATAATGCAGAAAATATCAAACCAATCTCGAAAAAGGACGATAGTACAAACTAAGATCCATATTAACAagacaaaatcttaaaaaaataagagatccAACAAAGCAGAAACTCCACTTCTTTTAACACACCTGCAAGTACGATtgatcaaatccaaaataacATTTACCACCTCCTATCACGTTGAGAGCCAATCTCTCGAGAACCAAGGATATCATAACCCGACATGCAAGACCActaaaagaaacacaaacaccATTCCAGATACGACGATGACCACCAATTCGTCACTTAACGTCTAGATAGAATCCTTCAAAAAACAATCAGATTACGacaaaattgtaaaagaaGGACAAGAAGCGAGGCAAAACTTCTCAAAACCCACCAATCACAAGATCACCAATCACGAGTAAAGCCAcaactattttaattaaatcataCAATATCCTAAATTaggcttttctttttgataaattaaaaaaaaaaagataggaTCATCCAACAAAAATagtacaaacaaaaaatgtcaaaatcttGCATCACCTCTAAAAACCTTTCATGTTAACAAAATCTTGCATATTTTTGCCCTATACAAAGTCTTGCATATATACAAAGTCCTTTGGTATATTGTTGTTAGCCACCTTATCTAACTCTTTTACGGGCTCTGTCctcatgaagaagaacaatttttttaataaattgttaCCTTACCACATATAAGCTTAATCTGGAATGGTTGTGATTTAATCAATGAAGATATTGCCTCAAACCTGAATAGAGGAGTGAAAGTGGATTTCAATTGGTTGGTTATCAAACCCATCAGCATGATACCTGTTAGTTTCTCGGCCATACCACTCAATCATTGCCATAAATATCATTGAAGTCTACTAGTCTGTTTGAGACATTCAACTCACACAAGTGGTGGGTTATTTTCTCTGACAAACACGGCCAAACAATAAAATTGCTGAAAACAAGAAGTTGCCTAAAAAACCAAAGGACTTGTGAGAAAAATGGCAAATGCGGGCTAGGATGGGCTGTGGATTAGAGGCCCAATATGCCTAATGGGATACAACACGACGTCGTTTAGACCAGCCATAGTTCTCTTGTCCGCCAAGACGGGAGAGACTAAGGAAAAGcataagaagagaagaaccaaagaagaagcaaagaagcaCTGATAAATCTCTGCAACTCAACAAATTTCTGAGATTAGCTATGGAAggttcttcatcttcgtcttcgttAATTTCCAAATCGGACGCTGAGTTGGAGGAAATGCTCGATCGGATGCTGACGAGACTCGCTCTTTGCGACGACTCCAAGCTCGAATCCCTAGTCTCTAACCTCCTTCCTCTTACcatatcttctctttcttctcaatctcCCGTTGTTCGCAACAAGGCAAGTCAGAGATTTACGAGCTCTTCCTCTGAATTTAGTGTTTGACGATTTCATATTGATTCTTAGTGTGTgttgatttcatttttcagGTTCTTGAGATATTGAGTCATGTTAACAAGAGAGTGAAGCATCAGCATGAAATTGGTTTGCCTTTATTGGCTTTATGGAAATTGTACACAGATCCTGCTGCTGCTCCTATGGTTAGGAACTTTGCTATTGTCTATGTTGAGATGGCTTTTGAACGAGCTCCTGCAAAGGTTTGCTTCATCTTAATAGTTGTTGGAATTTGCGTTTGCTTGTCAATACTTTGGAAATGAGAGgactgatttttgtttaagttttaataGGAAAGGGAGGAAATTGCACCTAATACACTGGAGAATGTTTCAAAGCTTCCTAAGCAGCATCAAGAGATTATTTTGAGAATTGCTATTAAGGTTGTCTCTCAGCTCCTCCTTTAGTGTGGATTtggatatttattttatgactgctattatacattttttctttcgttgTTCGAATTGTTACGCATTACTTAGATGACGAGGacaatatgttttctttattttttcttcatgcCGTTGTTTGTGTGATGAtccttttacatttttctctctatttgaTGGGTTTCTCATGTTCTAGTGGTTAGTGCTACATGTAGTGGTAGTCCTATATGTTTTATGTAGGGAACAATATCTGGTAATTTCTAGACTATTATGAAATGCCGGAGAAAACCATTGGCAGCTTTATTAGTGGTTTCACTTGGATAGATgacaattttgaaaaaatctaTTTGAACGTCATGCAATAATTGGCCTTACAATGTGCTCAAATTTTAACTGGTTTGTTTCCAGGTCATTGGAGAATGTCATGCAAGCAAGATCAGTGATGATGTGTCTGCGAAGTATAGATCTTTGATTACTTCTCAGGATAAAGACTTGTTTCTGGATTTTTGCCTTCATATGCTTTTGTATCAACCATCTTCTCAAGGGTATGGAATCCATTTTGAGCATTGTTTGACCgtcttttgttattatttcATCTAATAAGAGTTGCTCGACCTTATAATTCAGAGGTGGATCTTCTCCTGGGCTTTCAGTTTTTCAAGTTAATCGTATAATCGGAAAGCAAGCATTAAAAGGGGACACGCTTACAAGACGAAAGGTCTGTCATTTAACTCCAATTTGATCTCTTTATGGGTTCTATAGCTGCCAAGCAATACATTCCTCACTAAGAACTaccattttctaaaaattaatcaatttcTTAAGCAGTTGGGGATCTTGAATGTCATTGGAAACATGGACCTACCTGGTGAATCTGTATATCCATTGTACATTGCTGCATCAGTGGATAGGTACGCTTTGTGTTTTTGCCGCATGACATGCTTTGTTTCTATCACATGACATGAACTACTATTTTATCACTACCTCCGTGCACTTTGTATCTACTATTCATGTCTCTGAGAGTTGGTATGGATTTGTTGGTGAAAATTCATTCAAGTCAAGAACCTGTAGCTAAGAGAGGGGAAGAGCTTCTAAAAAAGATAGCTTCTGGAACAAATTTGGATGATCCCAAGTTGATAAACAGACTGTTCTTACTATTCAATGGTACGTAATCTTCGTCTTTTTCCAACATtgtgattatatttttagacactaaaatcatttatattcTAAGAATGATATTAATTAAGCTATTTCTAGCATATAGAATCAAGTCTATGTCTTCTGCTAGTTTAAATAGTTGAAAATAAGTTATCTTCGGCTACTTGTGGATGACATTACTAGGGATCCCCATTTAGTATGCAGACTATTGCAAATTTGCCATGTCTGCTGTGGCAACAGattcatataaattttggGAGATCTGGAGTGCTGAGGGCGTCTTCTCGCgtttgatgatttttgtttttttcgtttgtCCATGTTAATTGCCACTCATCAATTTGATATGCATGCAGGCACTACAGGCACTGAAAATGTTGCTCCGGAACATAATGTAGCTCCAGGAAATATATCCTTGAAAATGAAGCTCATGTCTGGTTTCTGTCGTTCTATCGCAGCTGCAAATAGTTTTCCTGCAACATTGCAGTGCATATTTGGCTGCATGTATGGTATGTTGGTTTAATATATGGCTTAATTTTAAACTGAACTGTATAATGGTAAACGTTTTCTGTGTCCATAGTCTATATTTATGTCAGTTTAGTTAgataatgaatatatatggtttctttgtagatagttttttttatagtcaATCTAATTCATACAAATTGGTTGCACGACGGACATTGTAAGCTtctaagaaaaagtaaatggTATGTGCTTTGACTATTGTAACAAGAATCATTTGGCTTGTTCATGACGCTAGTTTCTCTCTTAAGAGGATTCAATTATGAAGGATCAGTGTTTTCCCTTGTCGTTTGGTGCAGTTAAAAGAAGAATTAAACTACCTGCTCTCTATGAAttggtttgtttatttatttttcatgttgATTACTTAGTGTTTTTGCTATCTACCTTGTTTCAATGGGACAGGAAGTGGAACAACCTTAAGGCTAAAGCAAATGGGAATGGAGTTCACCGTGTGGGTTTTTAAGCATgtaaaaatattcttttctaTACTTCAGCCTGAATTTACGTTTGTTGTGTGTAAAAGCAGACAGTATGAACTCaatctatttattatttttgtgaagaaaCAACTCAAATGTTTTTTGCTCAACTCAATGTTAGATGTTTTTTATGGAAAATTCCATGGAGGACCATACCAACAATagccttttctcttttttcttttctttttgtttggtcttgagagtctttgtttttgagtatGTTATGCTTACATCACTGGACTTGTTTAAAATGCAGGGGAAGATAGATCAGTTGAAACTTATGGGACCTGTTATACTGAATGCTATTCTAAAAATGCTTGATGGTTTCACAGGCTCAGAAACAGGTCagtttttataagaaaaaagaaaagtcgCGAGTTTCCTAATGCAAGTGTTCAAATGAGAATTTAAGTAGATATGCTACATTCTTTCATTCAGATGCTCTATCGAGGGAgaccaaaacattttcttttcaagcTATTGGTTTACTTGCACAACGTTTGCCTCAGCTTTTTAGGTAAGgacttctctcttctctgccCTACACTTGTTTTGATGTCATTTAAcagatattttgtttcttttaaactTAACTTTCAGAGAAAAGACTGAAATGGCTGTTCGTCTTTTTGATGCGCTGAAATTAGAAACCCAATCTCTTCGTTCAACCATCCAGGAGGCAATAGTTTCTCTTGCTGCTGCATACAAGGTCTGCTACTTTAACATTATATCGATAAGttatcatttcattttaaattttcgtCCTTAtggtttcattttattttttgcattCTTTTGGTGGCTCACCATGTCATTATTggtatttgtttctttaggaCTCCCCAGAGAATATTCTCAGAGACTTGGAGGTGCTTCTGCTAGCAAATTCTCTGGCGGtaagtgtgtatatatatatatatatatatatttttttttttctctctctctttttgtgtATTATTTCAAGATGATTTTGTTACCAAAGTATCAGGGGTTTATAAAGTCTAGTATCTTTATTGCTTCTATTGACCAGGAACAAAATGAAGCTCGCTTTTGTGCTTTACGATGGGCAACTTCTTTGTATAATTCACACCATTGTCCAAGTCTCTATATTTGCATGCTGAGTGCAGCAGATCCGAAGCTAGATATAAGGTACAGGACATTTATCTCATTGCTTATTGTTGTGATTGTGGCATGATGAATTGCGTAAAATGCATGTTGACTGTGTCTGAAGAACGTTCTCcaattcagttttttttttctcccgATAGATTCGCcctatatttatacatatataaaaatatatcaaagcTGAAATCGAACTGACACATGAAAAAACCCTAGCTACCCACACACGAATGGAGCACAAAACTGTTTGAGCTTTGTCCAGTGGAGGGTATACAAAGTGGGATCTTTTCCTTCTAATTTTGTAGTACTTTTTTGAGTTCAATCTGTATTAGGTTAGTTGACGGACTACCAAAACCTCTTCCGTTGATCTATCATGACAGAATCTTCAATGCTTCATTTGTTTCTGGTTCTTGCTATTTATTGAAGTGATGTgtatttattaactttttctGCTTTCAGGGAAATAGCACTCGAAGGACTCTTTCTGAAAGAAGAAGGTCGCAGTATAGTCTCTAATCATGACCATAAGTACCCAAAATTTATTGAGATGCTGGAGTACATTCTCAAGCAACAGCCAAAACTGTTAGATTCTTCAGAAATGAGAAGCCAGAAGCTTCTCTTTCCCTCGCAAGTCTATCTGGTCATGATAAAGTTTTTAGTGAAGTGTTTTGAGTTAGAGATGGAGGAGAGCAATACCCAGGCTGTAGGGACTGAATTTTTGGATTCGGCACAAAAAATGTGTTCGTTGTTGGAACATTCCTTGGCATTCGAAGGCTCGGCTGAACTACATGCTTGTGCTTCTAAAGCATTGGTTTCAGTTGGCTCTTACCTTCCGGAGGTATGCCTTCTTAAATACTTCTTTATCCTTTTAATTTCTCCCATTTTCTATAGCAGTTCAAATCTCTTTTAAGTTAAGCCTCTCaccttcctttttttctttgcgtGAAGATGGTTGAACTTTACTTCTCCCGAAAAATTGTGTGGCTAAGAAGTCTGCTTAGTCATACAGACTTGAGTACTCGTGAATCTGTATCACGATTACTCGGAATGGCATCCTGTGCTCTGTCTGATGCTGAATCATGTTCCTTGCTCTCTGAATTGATATCTTCAATTTCCCAACCGCAGAAGTTAAGGTGTTGTGCACTTCTTTTAGAATCTGTATTACAACAAGGCTTCTGGCTGCAGGATTCTTAGAGCTAACCTCTTGCTTTCTTAGGTTTGAGGCACAGCATGGGGGATTATGCGCTGTAGGATTTGTATCAGCACACTGTTTACATAGGATCCCCACTGTAAGTTATTTTGATCTTATTATAAACTCATTGGGTTGTATCATAAGTATGGGGAAACCTTGGTTCTAGGAATCTGAATGATGCGTGTGTCTCCTTTTATGTTGCATCTAATTAGCTTGTGATATGACACCTGCAGGCTGCAGTTACTGCCTATACTTGACTATTTAGTTACTTGGAAATACAAAGTCACGTATTTAACATTAACATCGAAGCTCTTTTGGTTAGGAACATTTTTCAAATAGGAAGTAGCTTGCTTCACATAGTAATCAGTCCTTTGAAAATAACGTATTTGCAATTTGGAAAAAGGAAGTAAATAATACGTTGACATTGCTTGGTAATTTTGGTGAATACACTAATCTCTCTGGCATTTCTTGCCTTCGAATTACTGAACAATTATGGAGGTgctgttccttttttttttgtctcatttGTTGTCTCCATTTCCACCTTTCAAAATTTGCTTGAGATCAATAACATAGCTAATGCAGAAGTCCGATATGTCTTACTTCAGGTGTCTTGATTCATCTTGCATTCCATTTTAGTGGATGTCAGTCCAATGtgataatttattgataatCTGCACTTGTCTGTCTATAAATATTGACACCAACCAATCACGGGCTAAATCTTCTGTGTTAATGTCAAATCACATTCCAGCTTAACACATTTTTACATCTGTTTTTGAATTGGCtacatattttcaatattttatagtATCAAAATTAGGATTTTCCGTGAAGCAGGTTTCTAAAGCAGTTACTCAAAATGCGGTAAAGTATTTGGTGGAAGTTGTTAATTTAGAGACTGCACCACTGGCTTCTGTTGCTATGGAAGCTCTGGGTCATATTGGGATTTGTGGCGCATTACCCTTTCTTGTTAATGATTCTAGTCCAGGTCAGTTTATTCCAAGAACTTGTCTGCAACATGTATGCGAGTTTTCAGTTGATTGACTGACTTGCTCTATCAGGGACTCAAGTGCTGGAAATTCTTCAAGAAAGATTGAGCAAGCTACTCTCTGGTGATGATATAAAATCAGTTCAGAAAATTGCTCTTTCTCTTGGACATATCTGTTCAAATGAAACGTCATCTTCGCACTTGAAAATAGCGCTTGATCTTTTATTTAGCCTTTCACGGTCAAAGGTGGGTTTGTAATATTGTTCGCAAAGCCACTGCCCTCTGTCCTTTTTATTAGATCCGGAAGAATTCAAGTAGAACTGAGTAAACCTCTAAATTTTGTACATTTGTTGGTGGCCAGGCtgaagaaattttgtttgctgCTGGTGAGGCGCTATCTTTCCTCTGGGGTGGTGTACCAGTTACTGCTGATATGATTCTGAAAACTAATTATACTTCTCTTTCGACGGACTCAAATTTTCTGATGAAAGAAGTTAAATCTTTGTCTGATGTCAAAACTGATACTGAGGAAGATAGCCGTACCACAACCAGAGAAACAATTACTGGAAAACTCTTTGACACTCTTCTGTATAGTAGCAGGAAGGAGGAACGATGTGCTGGAACTGTGTGGATGCTGTCTTTGACCATGTACTGTGGCCAGCAGCCATCAATCCAACTAATGCTTCCAAAAATCCAGGTTAGCGAGCTGTAATGGGAAGATTCTTTGCTGTTGTAACCCGCCCCTGCACCATCACACCTATAAGGAAAATTATGAGCATTGTCATTCCAGTTAATTTATATGCATTACCCATTCGGAGCCTTGAACTGTTATATCAATTACTATTTTATCACAAAAGCCCCATGACTTGTGCTATGTTGTCAACTCTACAATGTGTAGAAGCTTGTACAAACCGctgtttaactaaaatattttttcgcAGGAGGCTTTCTCACATTTGTTAGGTGACCAGAATGAACTTACACAGGAGCTGGCATCCCAGGGCATGAGCATCATCTATGAACTTGGTGATGCATCAATGAAGAAAAGCCTGGTAGATGCTCTGGTAAATACTCTAACAGGCACAAGCAAAAGAAAACGAGCTATTAAGGTAAAATCTATCCATCTAGGTCCTTCCTTCAGGTACTtcagtttttgtatttgttccTCAAGAATTTTTGTTATCCAGCTTGTTGAGGAGTCTGAAGTGTTTCAAGAGGGAACTATCGGTGAGAGTCCTAGTGGAGGGAAGATTAGCACTTACAAGGAGCTTTGTAATCTTGCAAATGAAATGGGGCAACCTgatttaatttacaaatttatggACTTAGCCAATCACCAAGCTTCTCTTAACTCAAAGAGAGGAGCTGCTTTTGGGTTCTCCAAGATAGCCAAGCAAGCTGGAGATGCTCTTCGAC
It encodes the following:
- a CDS encoding ARM repeat superfamily protein, encoding MEGSSSSSSLISKSDAELEEMLDRMLTRLALCDDSKLESLVSNLLPLTISSLSSQSPVVRNKVLEILSHVNKRVKHQHEIGLPLLALWKLYTDPAAAPMVRNFAIVYVEMAFERAPAKEREEIAPNTLENVSKLPKQHQEIILRIAIKVIGECHASKISDDVSAKYRSLITSQDKDLFLDFCLHMLLYQPSSQGGGSSPGLSVFQVNRIIGKQALKGDTLTRRKLGILNVIGNMDLPGESVYPLYIAASVDSQEPVAKRGEELLKKIASGTNLDDPKLINRLFLLFNGTTGTENVAPEHNVAPGNISLKMKLMSGFCRSIAAANSFPATLQCIFGCMYGSGTTLRLKQMGMEFTVWVFKHGKIDQLKLMGPVILNAILKMLDGFTGSETDALSRETKTFSFQAIGLLAQRLPQLFREKTEMAVRLFDALKLETQSLRSTIQEAIVSLAAAYKDSPENILRDLEVLLLANSLAEQNEARFCALRWATSLYNSHHCPSLYICMLSAADPKLDIREIALEGLFLKEEGRSIVSNHDHKYPKFIEMLEYILKQQPKLLDSSEMRSQKLLFPSQVYLVMIKFLVKCFELEMEESNTQAVGTEFLDSAQKMCSLLEHSLAFEGSAELHACASKALVSVGSYLPEMVELYFSRKIVWLRSLLSHTDLSTRESVSRLLGMASCALSDAESCSLLSELISSISQPQKLRFEAQHGGLCAVGFVSAHCLHRIPTVSKAVTQNAVKYLVEVVNLETAPLASVAMEALGHIGICGALPFLVNDSSPGTQVLEILQERLSKLLSGDDIKSVQKIALSLGHICSNETSSSHLKIALDLLFSLSRSKAEEILFAAGEALSFLWGGVPVTADMILKTNYTSLSTDSNFLMKEVKSLSDVKTDTEEDSRTTTRETITGKLFDTLLYSSRKEERCAGTVWMLSLTMYCGQQPSIQLMLPKIQEAFSHLLGDQNELTQELASQGMSIIYELGDASMKKSLVDALVNTLTGTSKRKRAIKLVEESEVFQEGTIGESPSGGKISTYKELCNLANEMGQPDLIYKFMDLANHQASLNSKRGAAFGFSKIAKQAGDALRPHLRLLIPRLIRYQYDPDKNVQDAMAHIWKALIQDPKKAVDEHLNHIFDDLLVQCGSRLWRSREASCLALADIIQGRKFDQVKEHLKKLWIAAFRAMDDIKETVRNAGDKLCRAVTSLTIRICDVTLTELADAKQAMDIVLPFLLSEGIMSKVNSVRKASIGVVMKLAKGAGVALRPHLSDLVCCMLESLSSLEDQGLNYVELHAANIGIETEKLENLRISISKGSPMWETLDLCINIVDIESLEQLIPRLTQLVRGGVGLNTRVGVASFISLLVQKVGSEIKPFTGMLLRLLFPVAKEEKSSAAKRAFSSACGIVLKYSSPSQAQSLIEETAALHSGDRSSQIACASLFKSFSSTAADIMSSHQSAIVPAIFISRFEDEKQISSLFEEVWEDITSGERVTLQLFLQEIVNHICESITSSSWASKKKSGKAICKLTEVLGESLSPHHKRLLQCLVNEIPGRLWEGKDALLDALGALSVACHEAITKEDPTTPTTILSLICSACKKKLKKYRESAFSCLEKVIIAFGDPKFFHAVFPMLYEMCNTASIKTNTQVQAASDAVKTESENGEDGHVPLEKIMECVKSCIQVATIDDILSAKADLIHVLIISLSPGFLWTVKMSGISCVGKLCSRFPSLWTDSMDDLSPSDATKFVHELFHSLVPKLLECIHTVKIAQFHVAASQCLLELIELYSTISSLHPVEVDFKAEVVSLLELEKSEEAKSLLRKSRDALANLPSLN
- a CDS encoding ARM repeat superfamily protein (ARM repeat superfamily protein; FUNCTIONS IN: binding; INVOLVED IN: biological_process unknown; LOCATED IN: membrane; EXPRESSED IN: 22 plant structures; EXPRESSED DURING: 13 growth stages; CONTAINS InterPro DOMAIN/s: Armadillo-like helical (InterPro:IPR011989), Armadillo-type fold (InterPro:IPR016024); Has 448 Blast hits to 380 proteins in 145 species: Archae - 0; Bacteria - 0; Metazoa - 160; Fungi - 190; Plants - 63; Viruses - 0; Other Eukaryotes - 35 (source: NCBI BLink).); the protein is MEGSSSSSSLISKSDAELEEMLDRMLTRLALCDDSKLESLVSNLLPLTISSLSSQSPVVRNKVLEILSHVNKRVKHQHEIGLPLLALWKLYTDPAAAPMVRNFAIVYVEMAFERAPAKEREEIAPNTLENVSKLPKQHQEIILRIAIKVIGECHASKISDDVSAKYRSLITSQDKDLFLDFCLHMLLYQPSSQGGGSSPGLSVFQVNRIIGKQALKGDTLTRRKLGILNVIGNMDLPGESVYPLYIAASVDSQEPVAKRGEELLKKIASGTNLDDPKLINRLFLLFNGTTGTENVAPEHNVAPGNISLKMKLMSGFCRSIAAANSFPATLQCIFGCMYGSGTTLRLKQMGMEFTVWVFKHGKIDQLKLMGPVILNAILKMLDGFTGSETDALSRETKTFSFQAIGLLAQRLPQLFREKTEMAVRLFDALKLETQSLRSTIQEAIVSLAAAYKDSPENILRDLEVLLLANSLAGFIKSSIFIASIDQEQNEARFCALRWATSLYNSHHCPSLYICMLSAADPKLDIREIALEGLFLKEEGRSIVSNHDHKYPKFIEMLEYILKQQPKLLDSSEMRSQKLLFPSQVYLVMIKFLVKCFELEMEESNTQAVGTEFLDSAQKMCSLLEHSLAFEGSAELHACASKALVSVGSYLPEMVELYFSRKIVWLRSLLSHTDLSTRESVSRLLGMASCALSDAESCSLLSELISSISQPQKLRFEAQHGGLCAVGFVSAHCLHRIPTVSKAVTQNAVKYLVEVVNLETAPLASVAMEALGHIGICGALPFLVNDSSPGTQVLEILQERLSKLLSGDDIKSVQKIALSLGHICSNETSSSHLKIALDLLFSLSRSKAEEILFAAGEALSFLWGGVPVTADMILKTNYTSLSTDSNFLMKEVKSLSDVKTDTEEDSRTTTRETITGKLFDTLLYSSRKEERCAGTVWMLSLTMYCGQQPSIQLMLPKIQEAFSHLLGDQNELTQELASQGMSIIYELGDASMKKSLVDALVNTLTGTSKRKRAIKLVEESEVFQEGTIGESPSGGKISTYKELCNLANEMGQPDLIYKFMDLANHQASLNSKRGAAFGFSKIAKQAGDALRPHLRLLIPRLIRYQYDPDKNVQDAMAHIWKALIQDPKKAVDEHLNHIFDDLLVQCGSRLWRSREASCLALADIIQGRKFDQVKEHLKKLWIAAFRAMDDIKETVRNAGDKLCRAVTSLTIRICDVTLTELADAKQAMDIVLPFLLSEGIMSKVNSVRKASIGVVMKLAKGAGVALRPHLSDLVCCMLESLSSLEDQGLNYVELHAANIGIETEKLENLRISISKGSPMWETLDLCINIVDIESLEQLIPRLTQLVRGGVGLNTRVGVASFISLLVQKVGSEIKPFTGMLLRLLFPVAKEEKSSAAKRAFSSACGIVLKYSSPSQAQSLIEETAALHSGDRSSQIACASLFKSFSSTAADIMSSHQSAIVPAIFISRFEDEKQISSLFEEVWEDITSGERVTLQLFLQEIVNHICESITSSSWASKKKSGKAICKLTEVLGESLSPHHKRLLQCLVNEIPGRLWEGKDALLDALGALSVACHEAITKEDPTTPTTILSLICSACKKKLKKYRESAFSCLEKVIIAFGDPKFFHAVFPMLYEMCNTASIKTNTQVQAASDAVKTESENGEDGHVPLEKIMECVKSCIQVATIDDILSAKADLIHVLIISLSPGFLWTVKMSGISCVGKLCSRFPSLWTDSMDDLSPSDATKFVHELFHSLVPKLLECIHTVKIAQFHVAASQCLLELIELYSTISSLHPVEVDFKAEVVSLLELEKSEEAKSLLRKSRDALANLPSLN